A DNA window from Verrucomicrobiota bacterium contains the following coding sequences:
- a CDS encoding diguanylate cyclase, which yields MTYPENRKQRVLIVDDEGPTRAMLAELIATLGLDTGEAADSQAAIAALRHESYDVVLTDFWMPGMDGIELVREIKTMKPDMPVIVITGHSSVQTAVESIRAGAFDYLEKPVSLQALQVRIRRALEYADLVASSAEYKRRATVDALTGLYNFGYFQEHIERDIERARRYKHPISLLMIDMDHLKVYNDAHGHTAGNRVLMQLGELLRTEIRKADVACRFGGEEFAIILPHTGKKDAYLLCDRLRTVIEKTHFEGEDVLPSGKLTVSSGVATFPDDADTAEDLVDRADQALYAAKRNGRNLVEMYNG from the coding sequence ATGACGTACCCTGAGAACAGAAAACAACGCGTCCTCATCGTTGATGACGAGGGGCCGACGCGCGCCATGCTGGCCGAGCTGATCGCCACGCTCGGACTGGACACCGGTGAGGCGGCCGACTCGCAGGCGGCCATCGCCGCGCTCCGCCACGAGTCGTACGACGTGGTGCTCACGGACTTCTGGATGCCGGGCATGGACGGCATCGAGCTCGTGCGCGAGATCAAGACGATGAAGCCCGATATGCCGGTGATCGTCATCACCGGCCACAGCTCGGTGCAGACGGCGGTCGAGTCAATCCGCGCCGGCGCGTTCGACTACCTCGAGAAGCCCGTGAGCCTCCAAGCGCTCCAGGTGCGCATCCGCCGCGCACTTGAGTACGCCGACCTTGTCGCCTCGTCGGCCGAGTACAAGCGCCGCGCCACGGTGGATGCGCTGACAGGGCTGTACAACTTCGGGTATTTCCAGGAGCACATCGAGCGCGACATCGAACGCGCCCGGCGCTACAAGCACCCGATCAGCCTGCTCATGATCGACATGGACCACCTCAAAGTCTACAACGACGCCCACGGCCACACGGCGGGCAACCGCGTGCTCATGCAACTCGGCGAGCTGCTGCGCACCGAGATCCGCAAGGCCGACGTCGCGTGCCGTTTCGGGGGCGAGGAGTTCGCCATCATCCTGCCCCATACTGGAAAGAAGGACGCCTACCTGCTCTGCGACCGCCTCCGCACCGTCATCGAGAAGACCCACTTCGAGGGCGAGGACGTGCTGCCCTCCGGCAAGCTCACCGTGAGCTCCGGCGTGGCCACCTTCCCCGATGATGCCGACACCGCGGAGGACCTCGTTGACCG